The Apibacter raozihei DNA segment ATTTAATCAGATTACAACAGATTTTAATTTTTCAAAGCTACCGGTTGAAGCTACAGTTTCTGTTGATTTAAACAATAAAAGAATAATTAATTCTTTTGTTATTGCTGGGTATACAAATCTTCCGAAAGGAATAAAAAAAGAATTGGAATATGATTTTATAGGTAAGCCTTATGAAGATTCAAGGCTTAAAGAAATATCGGATAAATTGAAAGCATCAAATTTTATTCTGGAAGATAAAAATCCTCAAGTATTATTTACACCCGATTCGACAGCTATATATTTATATTTAAAAAAGAAAAAAGCGAGTTCTTTTGATGGAATTTTAGGTTTTGGAAACGATCAGAACGGAAAACTTAAGCTTAACGGGCAGATACGTTTGTCATTGGGTAATATATTTAATTCATTTGAAACCATAAATTTAAACTGGTTATCCACGCCGGAAAAATCTCAGAACTTTGATTTTCAGGTTCATGTACCCTATTTATTTAAAACAAAATTAGGAACGGAAACTCAACTAAACATTTTCAAGCAAGACAGTACATTTGCTAATATAAAACTTAAAGAGCACTTATACTATCAATATTCTTATAACCAAAGAATAGGAGTAGAGGGAAGTTTTGAAAATTCTAGATATGTTTTAAATTCAGATACCATTAACAGTAACTTTTCAAAGTCAGGATTAGGATTAACCTATCAATATTTGGAAAAAAGTAATCTTTCCCTGCTGGGAAATAAAAATTTGTATGCAATAAAAGGAAGTATTTTTAGGAATATTCCGGAAAACCAAAACAATCTAACTGAGTATGAATTATCTGCTAAAATAGAAAAACTCTTTAAACTTTCATCTTCTCATTATATTAAATCCAGAATTGATGCAGCAACATTATTATCTGATACATTAACAATTAATGAATTATATAGATTGGGAGGACTAAAGAGCATAAGAGGTTTTAATGAACAATCTATATATGCAAATGCTTATCTGGCTGCTTCTTTAGAGTATAGATATGTTCCTTTTGAAGAAATGTTTTTTACAGTTTTTGCCGATGTAGCCTGGACCGAAAATAAATACAGAAATTCTCATCCTTTTTTATTAGGAACCGGAATCGGAATTAATTTTTTAACACGTTTTGGTATATTTTCTCTTAATTATGCTGTTGGTAAATATGATTCAGAACCGGTCAACTTTTCAGATTCAAAAGTGCATATAGGTATACAGGCTAGTTTTTAAATTAACAAAAAAAAATTAATTACCTTTGTAAGCTTATTACATCATATGAGTTCACTTAAAAAAATTCTTAAACAATTTGCTTATCCCTACAAGAAATACTTTTTCTCAGGGGTTTTTTTTAATATTTTATATTCTTTATTTTCTGTAGTTTCCGTTCTTTCCATTATGCCTATTTTAGACATGCTTTTGGGAGGAAGTGTAAGACAACAAGAAACACTTGCCCATGTGCAGGAACAAATAACAGACGGTTGGTCGGGTTGGTTTACACGGCTTAAATATGAATTTTATTTATATCTTCAAAATAATATAGAACAGGTAGGAGCTAAAACGTTTCTGACCTATTTGTGTATAGCGGTGGTTTGTTTATTTTTATTACGTAATGTTTTCAGATACATTGCACAGTATTTTATAGTTCTATTACGTAGCGGAGTTTCAAAAGATCTCCGTCTGGCTATGTTTGATAAAATTCTGGCTTTACCGGTTTCTTTTTTTACGGAGAGAAAAAAAGGAGATATTATGATTAGACTTTCCGGAGACGTAGGAGAGGTAGAAGGAAATATTTTAAATGCTGTTTTGGAATTATTCAGAACTCCATTTTCTATTCTTATTACTTTAGCCTCTTTGCTTATAATAAGTCCATCGTTGACTGTCATAGCTTTGGTAGTTTTACCATTTATGGCATGGATTATTTCATCTATAGGTAAAAGCTTAAAAAAAGATGCTCGTAGAGGACTTAATGAATCAGGAAATGTTTTATCTATCATTGATGAAACATTAAACGGAGGAAAGGTAATTAAGATATTTAATGCTGAAGAAACCATGAGACAGCGGTTTATGAATAGCGTGCTGTACTTGCGAAAACTATCTATAAATATGATGAAAAAGTATGAACTGGCATCACCTTCATCAGAATTTTTAGGTTCGGTAGCAATGATTGTTATTACGTGGTATGGAGGTACACTGATTCTTGAAGGAAAAGGAATGGATTTATCTTCTTTTCTTGTTTATACAGGTTTGTTTTTTCAATTACTGGAACCGGCAAAAACCCTTTCTACTTCTTTAACTAATTTGCATAAAGGTAGTGCATCTACTGACAGACTGATTGAAACTCTTGAAACAAGTGTTCAAATATATGAACCTGAAAATCCGGTAGAATTAACAGAAATCAAACAGGGTATTACTTTCCAAAATGTTGAATTTCAATATGAAGAAAAACAACCGGTTTTACAAGATGTTACAATTAATATACCTATCGGAAAAACCGTTGCCATTGTAGGACAGAGTGGGGGAGGAAAAACTACTTTAGCTAATTTATTGGCTCGTTTTTACGATGTTTCTGGAGGTAAAATATTGGTTGATGGACATGATTTAAGAGATTTGAACCTTAAAAGTTATCGAAAGCTTTTAGGTATGGTTACTCAGGAATCTATTTTATTTCATGATACGATAGCTAATAACATAAAATTAAGTAATCCTAATGCATCTATGGATGATGTTATAAATGCTGCAAGAGTGGCTAATGCATTAGAATTTATTGAAAGACAGCCTGAAGGGTTTGACACTTCCATTGGAGAAGGTGGAGCTAAATTATCTGGAGGACAAAAACAAAGGATAGCCATAGCAAGAGCCATTCTGAAAAATCCTCCGGTAATGATATTGGATGAAGCAACTTCTGCTTTAGACACTCAGAGTGAACGTTTAGTACAAGAAGCTTTAGACAATCTTATGACAAACCGTACATCATTAGTAATAGCTCACCGTTTATCAACAATTATTAATGCTGACCTAATCGTTGTAATGGAAAGAGGAAAAGTTATAGAACAAGGAACACATCAGGAATTGCTAGAGAAAAACGGCACCTATAAAAACCTGATTGATATGCAAAAATTTGCTTAAGAAAAAATATACCAATAAAAAATCCGGATATTCATCCGGATTTTTTATTGGGTAATAAATTAGACTATTTTCTTTTAGAGCTACCTTTTCTGCTGTCGCTATGATGCATCTTTTTACCATGATATTTATCCTTCATGTCTTTTAATTTAAGTTTTTGTTCTTCGGTAAAAATTTTATCAATTTCAGCTTTTTTATCCTCTCTCAGCTTTTTTCTTTTTTCATGAATAGCTTCTGCCTGTGCATGGAGAGATTCTTCCTGAGACTTATATTTATCGTCAATTGCATTGATTTGTTTAATCTGATTTTCTGACAAATTAAGTTCTTTTGCCATTTTATCTTTAAGATCTTTAGCTCTTTCTTCTCTTTTGATAGGATCTTCTACATTTTTACTTGTTTGAGAAAATGCTACACCGGAAGCTAAAACAAAAGCGCTTACTATTAATACCTTTTTCATAACTTTATTATTTTTCATTTGCACTATTGACAGTGCAACTAAGAAAAGGTTTAATATTTTAACTAAATTTAACTAAATTCTAAAATTAAAGCAATAAACCTAATTTTTCACAAAGGTTTTCAAGGAAAGTTCTATCATCTAAAGTAAATGGATTTATTTTGTGACTGTCGATATCTATTTGACCAATATTATTACCATTTTTGAAAATAGGTACTACAATTTCAGATTTAGTATCAATACTACAGGATAAATAATTGTCCTGTTCATTCACATCCTGAACCATAAAGGTTTCATTTGATACTGCTACCTGTCCACAAATACCTTTTCCGAAGGGAATAATGATATGATCTGTAGCAGCTCCGACATAAGGTCCCAGTTTCAACTCGTCTTTATCACCATTTTTAAAATAAAAACCTACCCAGTTATAATAATCAATTTCATCATATAAAAGCTGACAAATCTTTTGAAGTTTATCAATTGTATCTATAGATGACTCTAAAATAATATCTGTTCTCTTTTCTAATGTTTTCATATCTTTATTTTGTTTTTGTTCTGTGATATAAGTAATAAA contains these protein-coding regions:
- a CDS encoding ABC transporter ATP-binding protein: MSSLKKILKQFAYPYKKYFFSGVFFNILYSLFSVVSVLSIMPILDMLLGGSVRQQETLAHVQEQITDGWSGWFTRLKYEFYLYLQNNIEQVGAKTFLTYLCIAVVCLFLLRNVFRYIAQYFIVLLRSGVSKDLRLAMFDKILALPVSFFTERKKGDIMIRLSGDVGEVEGNILNAVLELFRTPFSILITLASLLIISPSLTVIALVVLPFMAWIISSIGKSLKKDARRGLNESGNVLSIIDETLNGGKVIKIFNAEETMRQRFMNSVLYLRKLSINMMKKYELASPSSEFLGSVAMIVITWYGGTLILEGKGMDLSSFLVYTGLFFQLLEPAKTLSTSLTNLHKGSASTDRLIETLETSVQIYEPENPVELTEIKQGITFQNVEFQYEEKQPVLQDVTINIPIGKTVAIVGQSGGGKTTLANLLARFYDVSGGKILVDGHDLRDLNLKSYRKLLGMVTQESILFHDTIANNIKLSNPNASMDDVINAARVANALEFIERQPEGFDTSIGEGGAKLSGGQKQRIAIARAILKNPPVMILDEATSALDTQSERLVQEALDNLMTNRTSLVIAHRLSTIINADLIVVMERGKVIEQGTHQELLEKNGTYKNLIDMQKFA
- a CDS encoding GAF domain-containing protein, whose amino-acid sequence is MKTLEKRTDIILESSIDTIDKLQKICQLLYDEIDYYNWVGFYFKNGDKDELKLGPYVGAATDHIIIPFGKGICGQVAVSNETFMVQDVNEQDNYLSCSIDTKSEIVVPIFKNGNNIGQIDIDSHKINPFTLDDRTFLENLCEKLGLLL
- a CDS encoding MerR family transcriptional regulator → MKKVLIVSAFVLASGVAFSQTSKNVEDPIKREERAKDLKDKMAKELNLSENQIKQINAIDDKYKSQEESLHAQAEAIHEKRKKLREDKKAEIDKIFTEEQKLKLKDMKDKYHGKKMHHSDSRKGSSKRK
- a CDS encoding BamA/TamA family outer membrane protein, with translation MNVKYLFHIVFLLSVVLVSAQEQNKKLNFYTEKQLWFKISAQPKKINSVLDSLVNQGFYTLKIDSVKQGEKDVNIYITRGVFYKKVLVKLDSLSQLAVHLKHDYSTSNVDSLVNIIHYYYLKKGYAFNQITTDFNFSKLPVEATVSVDLNNKRIINSFVIAGYTNLPKGIKKELEYDFIGKPYEDSRLKEISDKLKASNFILEDKNPQVLFTPDSTAIYLYLKKKKASSFDGILGFGNDQNGKLKLNGQIRLSLGNIFNSFETINLNWLSTPEKSQNFDFQVHVPYLFKTKLGTETQLNIFKQDSTFANIKLKEHLYYQYSYNQRIGVEGSFENSRYVLNSDTINSNFSKSGLGLTYQYLEKSNLSLLGNKNLYAIKGSIFRNIPENQNNLTEYELSAKIEKLFKLSSSHYIKSRIDAATLLSDTLTINELYRLGGLKSIRGFNEQSIYANAYLAASLEYRYVPFEEMFFTVFADVAWTENKYRNSHPFLLGTGIGINFLTRFGIFSLNYAVGKYDSEPVNFSDSKVHIGIQASF